The nucleotide sequence GCTGCTACTGTCCCGTGGGATATTTTCGTATAAACAAAACTGCGAAGCGCGTGATGCAACATCTGTCACACTCGCACTTTCCGTCGAGCGCTAGTAACGACGCGATAGAGCGTAATacgcgataataatttatcggaAGATATTCAAGATGAAACAAGCTCGGGAGCGTGCGAAATATACCAGGTGTAAGCGCGTTCTTGTCTCGAGATTTAGTCGGCTGAGAAACGACACTTTACGGAGCGAGACGAAGCTGAAGGTGCGAAGCGATGATGACTCGGTTTTATTTCGGAAGGAACTGCAATGGCAGCCGGTCATGCCCGAACTGAGCTGCCGAGGTTTCTCTGCGAACGGCCAAGTATCTGCGGCTACGTATACCTGATGCAGCTTAGGAAAAGACAAAAGGATATAATCCGCGCGTGGAGGCGGTCTCTCGAGGGAGAACTTGCCGGCGACATCTTCCGGATCAGGTAAGGTCAGTAAAGTAGAAATGCGCAATATTTACGAATAATAAGATCCTATTTTATTGGCGAGTCTTGGTTTATAATTTGTTGCTTTCCGTTGACAGGTGGTTTCGAggattgtttttgtttttaacaGGTCCCGACGCGCGGCCGATAATACCCGTCGTCGGTAAGGTAGGAAGGccgaattttaattttaaaattcaccGAGGTATAAACGGACATGATAAAAAGAAACGTTGAGAAGAGATTCGACGACGCACaacaaaaattagtcttgTTTTATATCTTCGATTTTCAAAATCCGATCTCCACTTACAAGCGGGAGTATATTTTAGATAATTTGATAACAGAATTCGtggaaaaataataagtttaataTAGTTGTACAGCAAATAGATCATTACTTTCACGTTCGTTCCGGCTTTGATACCAATCGTCGGTAAAGCAGAATCGCCGGattcaaatttgaaaattctctACTACGCAAATCTTCGCCACTCCATAAGATCATAAAGAATAAGTTGAAATGAGAAGGAGCATTGTACACAGCGTTGTTGTGAAACCGAAAGTGCCAAATTCAAAAGGCCGGCGATTattgcacacacatacacatgtCGTGATGATCAAAGAGGACAGCGCTGCAGCTAGACCTGATAAACATCTGTTGCGAAAcgtcagctctcgcgcgcgaaattagTGACGATGAAGTCAGCAGCTcgtactatatatacacagcgcTGCACGTGAATCTCGTTTTCGCGGACTGCGTTTTAAAAAGACTCTCCTAAACTCTCGAAGCTTCTCGGTATCGCGCTTATTATCTTTCATTATTATTGATACATCTCTCTACGCATCATCAGCGCTTATAACACCATGAATCGAGCAGCGGAATAAAACGGCTCATTGTCGAGCACTTAATCCGTCGACTTATACATAAATTAATCTCCCCCCTCTTCTCGAATTCGTACATAGTAGCCTCTCAGTTCGAACGTCCATTTCGCCGAAGGTATTATACATCGCGCTGTATCATTCCTCGAATTCCAAATTGTTTTATAACGAAACATTAGCAAAAACGCTTTGGCTTTACGAATCACGCGCGGAAAAGTCGTGCCCGGAATGTTCGCTCTCGCTTTCTTCCCTTTGTCTCTCTTCCGAAACGTGATGAGCCACTTAATAAAgaagtgagaaagagagacaatTCCATTATTTATACAAACACGACGCGCGCGAACGTGTCTCACTCTGTTTAATAATCTCCTAGGGAAATGTGCAATTTCGTCGTTCGCGCGCATATGAGTCGGTTACTAGTTTTCTCCGAGAAAGAGTATTATGTAGGATGTATAGCGTACGTTAGGGAAATGGGGTTACAAAGCGCGTTAAATTTAACGTTCTTCTAATGCGAGATATTTTCGCGCGGCGCGACTGTATTTTCAAACGCGAATACAATCGAGATGCGCCTGTGTAAACTTTTCCGTCCTGAAAACTAGCTCCGCACGcgcggaagaaaaaaaaaaaaaaaaggacgaGATACAGATACTTATGCGCAGATAAAAGCGTGAGAGCATAAGAGTAGTGGGCGAgagagactcgcgcgcgcgcgcgcgcaagaaacTGGGACGCGTCGTCGCGATGTCTATTGTGAGTTTTCGGTCTTCGCTTTAACCTCGCCGTGTCGGGAGATGTCACGAGCTTATATACACGAGCGGATgcccttttctctttttctgctattgcgtgcgcgcgtgcgttTATATACCGAAGTAGCCGTTATATGCCAGTATTAATTGGCTTGtatgtacacacgcgcgcgcgcgcgcgcatagagGATATTGTAATTAAGGAATATCGTGGCGTATTGTTACGTCGTACGAAAGCGAATCCGACACACGTTATTTTATGCGAAAATCGCGTCAGAAGAATAATAACGTACGATCAGATCTGTCGATCGATAGAGTCGTTTGTAGTGTGTAATTTTTCACACAAAAGCGCCGTTGAGAGATGCTATATCGTCGCGGCTACTGCTACTTAGCATTATTGCTCCCGGATCGTAAAGGAATAACGCGAGGAGTTtggtttatttttaactcCGTGAACTGGGttcgtgtgcgtgtgtaaataaatgagtgagtgagagagagagagagagagagttcagTAAACTTAaaagtaatatatattttaatcaataGTTCTCTATACATCTGTGTACTGTTATCAGcgattacaataaatatactcgtgagagagaaagagagagagacccccCCCCCTATTTAAGGGGGTCGCATCGTCCGAACGTTATACATTGTGTTTTGGTCACGTGCAAAATTTACTTACACCCTTAACTTTCTTCTCTGTTTAGTTTGGTAACTTCTTTACTCGAGATTTGAGTATATACTCGCCCTTCGAGAAAAATCGCGGCGATGATGATATAGGCGTAAGTAGCGCGCGGTTATCGCATGTACACACAGCAGACGCACACatacattatacataaaaagtgtAAGGCCGTAGAAATTGAAGCTACGCGTTCTGTGCtcggagaatttttttttttttttttttgaagtaTATTAcgccgatgaaaaaaaaaagaaaggctCGAAAGATGAAAGGCTGATTGAAAGCAAACATCGACTATGCTTTCCATATAGTGTGGACTGTCTCTATACGTAATCAAATCTGCACTGAGAAAACATCGTTAAAGACCGTGTGGAGTTTGCTCGGTGTTTGCTCGGTATaagggagagaggaaaagcCCGAGATAAGGCTTATCAGAGACGGAGAGTTCACTTGCAGACTTGACTGTATATAACGTGTctaattgtaaaaaaaggtCAGCGTCGTCGACGCTAATCTGTCTTCTACTTTATAATAATGGTATAACCGCGTGTAGCCTCGTGCACGTTTTACATTGATGTGTGTACAATTCCGTCTTCGTATTACATacctatataatatacattatCTTATACATAGACACGATGCGAGGAAGAAGCGCTCGGTGAAATTGATCGTTATTAGAAACAAAATTCACCGAGAATTTCTTCCTCCTTCGATCGGCTTCGCTCGGCGAAGAAAGCTTCCGGCTAAAAATTACGCAACCGATACACATGACATATATCATCGCCTCGAATCATCGTTTTTTCGAGCATGACCATATTCTCGCGCGCACTTTTAAACGAGAGCGACCTTGACAGTTACATAGCGACAATGAATAAGCCAATCGTCTCGCGCATAAGGATCGCTGCATTTTTCCCGTCGttcaacgcgcgcgcgcgctaacgAAATAGAGCGCACTTGTCCAAAGTTCATCGATCAATCAATCGCGTGGCCTCTACAACTAGTCAACTACTACTGCATGAGGAGAACGAGGAGCAGTGCCAGAAGGCTGGCCATCGCCTGGTTCGGCAGGGACATCATGGCACCGGCGGTGATGAGCGGCAGCTCCGGCGCGGTGCCGTTCTCGTAGTACTGGTAGCTCTTCATGTTGACCTTGGCCATGATGGCCCGGAAGTTGGGCCGGTCGATGCTGAGCGAGCCGTCGAGGAAGGTCTGCAGCCGGTTGGTCACGCACCAGAGACCGCCGTTGTTGTCGAAGGCGAACGAGTCGGGCCACTGCATGAGGTGGTGGTCCCGCGAGATGATCCTCTGGCCGGTGACGAAGGACGGGTTGCGCGAGTCCCACATTGACACGGCGTCGTCGGCCAGCAGGCCGAAGTAGAGGACGCCGGTGTTGGACATGACCATCCCGTCGGTCTGCGAGGGCTTCCTGCCGAGGACGCGCACGTAGGTGCCGAACTTGTCGCGCTCGTCCTTCAGCGCCTTGGTCGGCACGGCAAAGATGTTGAAGGAGGAGAGGGGCGTGTAGTAGAGGACGCGCTCGCCCTGCTGTGACGCCGGCGATAGGGCGATGCCCTTGACGTGGTAGGCCTGCTTGACGCGCACCTGCTCGATGCTGAAGCCGATGGCGTCAGGCTTGGCCAGCATCGATTCGTGGACGACCTTCCAGGAGGTGCCCTTGGCCAGCGAGAAGACGATGATGCCCGGGTGCTTGTCGTCCGTGTCGGTGATGTAGGCCCAGCCGGCGTCCTCGTGGTCGATGACCAGGTCGGTAAGGTAGGCAGTCTCCGGGTGGGCGACGTCCGAGGGGAAGGCGTAGCTCCTCAGTACCGCGCCCTTGTTCTCGATGTCGAGGATTACGAGCCTCGGCGGACAGGGCGTCGGCTT is from Nasonia vitripennis strain AsymCx chromosome 1, Nvit_psr_1.1, whole genome shotgun sequence and encodes:
- the LOC100123792 gene encoding protein yellow — translated: MLRCSLLILGALAGLALAHEPFIVQFQWNYLNYTWPNKEAYLKADKDDSYLEKNNVVSGIKLWEDKMYLTIPRWKSGVPVTLAVTSATPLNGQTAPKLEPYPSWDMQRIGDCSAFQFVQSVEIDPKGRMWVLDTGRAETLNSNIKPTPCPPRLVILDIENKGAVLRSYAFPSDVAHPETAYLTDLVIDHEDAGWAYITDTDDKHPGIIVFSLAKGTSWKVVHESMLAKPDAIGFSIEQVRVKQAYHVKGIALSPASQQGERVLYYTPLSSFNIFAVPTKALKDERDKFGTYVRVLGRKPSQTDGMVMSNTGVLYFGLLADDAVSMWDSRNPSFVTGQRIISRDHHLMQWPDSFAFDNNGGLWCVTNRLQTFLDGSLSIDRPNFRAIMAKVNMKSYQYYENGTAPELPLITAGAMMSLPNQAMASLLALLLVLLMQ